A window of Nicotiana tabacum cultivar K326 chromosome 24, ASM71507v2, whole genome shotgun sequence contains these coding sequences:
- the LOC107764713 gene encoding uncharacterized protein At4g28440-like: protein MAELKKQQVGSKKVNQLRPLDSGVNITVKVISKKPIAQRNRLAECLVGDETGIIIFTARNDQVDLIQEGSTLVLTKAKVDMFKGSMRLAVDRFGRIEVGQPASFSVDQDINMSLIEFERVDVVV from the exons atggcAGAGCTGAAGAAGCAGCAAGTGGGATCTAAAAAAGTGAATCAGCTTCGACCATTGGATAGTGGGGTTAATATAACTGTAAAGGTTATTAGTAAAAAGCCAATTGCACAGAGAAATCGTCTTGCTGAATGTTTGGTGGGTGATGAAACTGGAATTATTATCTTTACTGCCCGCAATGATcaag TCGATTTAATTCAAGAAGGTTCCACACTAGTCTTGACAAAAGCTAAAGTTGACATGTTCAAAGGATCGATGAGGCTTGCTGTTGATAGATTTGGCCGTATTGAAGTTGGTCAACCTGCCAGTTTCTCTGTGGATCAAGACATTAACATGTCATTGATTGAGTTCGAACGTGTAGACGTTGTTGTGTAA